In one window of Drosophila ananassae strain 14024-0371.13 chromosome XR, ASM1763931v2, whole genome shotgun sequence DNA:
- the LOC116655677 gene encoding uncharacterized protein LOC116655677 → MDVSNASIAQLKKWLSVLQLPTTGTKRELILRLSKMSTESRNYLESVSNQDEDGDGSNGGDEYEENLDLENNGDENDNGDEEGGKNNDEAGGEGNDKQGGETKGKVGGKNESKVGGDQSGKDGDKRSNKDGDGSSSKDGGENNNDDGGEGEDKVENCARNDKNKAGSSSAKAGAKEAVEKGNTEKSKFLEFYNPSIDVSLSMATQVLSEFSGETCARKWITQMNNIATIYGISGQYIKMLMISKIKGKANVWLHANPERIMLPLEELTAELISMFSDKVSKLEARRQFENRKWSSGESFGSYVDDKVMLGQRINIDTEEMISRIIEGIPYQGLRNQAHIQCFENVALIKRAFAEVELPKAHGDKKEAAVNKDEKDSKDSKDSKDTRCYNCNAKGHWVHECRKPRREKGSCYACGEMGHFVAKCQKNKIKNEGKNNYNAS, encoded by the exons atggacgtTAGCAACGCATCAATTGCGCAATTAAAAAAGTGGTTGAGTGTGTTACAGCTACCAACAACAGGAACAAAGCGCGAGTTAATATTGCGTTTAAGCAAAATGTCAACGGAATCGCGTAATTATCTGGAATCAGTTAGTAATCAAGACGAAGACGGCGATGGAAGCAACGGTGGAGATGAATATGAGGAAAATTTGGACTTAGAGAACAACGGAGATGAAAACGATAATGGCGACGAAGAAGGAGGCAAAAACAACGACGAAGCTGGAGGTGAAGGAAACGACAAACAAGGAGGTGAAACTAAAGGAAAAGTTGGCGGTAAAAATGAGAGCAAAGTTGGCGGCGATCAAAGCGGAAAAGACGGAGACAAAAGGAGCAACAAAGATGGAGACGGGAGCAGCAGCAAAGACGGCGGCGAAAACAACAACGACGACGGCGGCGAGGGAGAAGACAAAGTTGAAAATTGTGCACGCAATGACAAGAATAAAgccggcagcagcagcgcaaAAGCAGGCGCCAAAGAAGCGGTGGAAAAAGGCAATACTGAGAAGTCGAAGTTCTTGGAATTTTACAACCCAAGCATCGACGTTTCGTTAAGCATGGCAACACAGGTTTTGAGTGAATTTTCGGGTGAAACTTGCGCACGAAAATGGATTACGCAAATGAATAATATTGCAACCATTTATGGAATTAGTGGACAATATATTAAGATGTTGATGATTAGCAAAATCAAAGGAAAAGCAAATGTGTGGCTACATGCAAACCCTGAGCGCATCATGCTACCGTTGGAGGAGTTAACCGCTGAGCTAATCTCAATGTTTTCGGATAAAGTTTCGAAGTTAGAGGCAAGGCGTCAATTCGAGAACCGTAAATGGAGTTCAGGTGAAAGTTTTGGAAGCTACGTGGACGACAAGGTGATGCTTGGTCAGAGAATCAACATAGATACAGAAGAAATGATAAGTCGCATCATTGAAGGAATTCCTTATCAAGGGCTGCGTAATCAAGCACATATTCAGTGCTTTGAAAATGTTGCACTTATCAAACGTGCATTTGCGGAAGTGGAGTTGCCTAAAGCTCATGGTGACAAAAAGGAGGCAGCAGTAAACAAGGACGAGAAGGACAGCAAGGACAGCAAGGACAGCAAGGACACGCGTTGCTATAATTGCAATGCTAAAGGACATTGGGTACATGAGTGCAGGAAGCCAAGGCGGGAGAAAGGTTCGTGCTATGCATGTGGCGAAATGGGACATTTTGTGGCGAAGTGtcagaaaaacaaaattaagaaCGAGGGCAAGAACAATTat AATGCCTCATAG